From Paenibacillus graminis, a single genomic window includes:
- a CDS encoding ABC transporter ATP-binding protein, with amino-acid sequence MANALLEMRGITKVYPNGVVANKNVEFSLREGEIHAIAGENGAGKSTLMKIMFGMEEPSDGEIYIRGDKVKLQSPQDAIDRGIGMVHQHFMLVPSFTVAENMVLGMEPRKGVGFDYSEAVRLTEETARKYNLAVNPKAKVEDLTVGMKQKVEILKALVRGAQILILDEPTAVLTPQETEELFHELQQLKEQGHTIVFISHKLKEVKAICDRITIMRGGRSEGVFQTSEVSEQEISRLMVGRDVVLKYEKDKTSPGKPVLAVDRLGVTDSLGKALLSEVSFSVCEGQIVGIAGVEGNGQTQLIEALTGGLRSVSASGSVSVKGKDIRDSDILDIRALGVSYIPEDRMRQGSAGEASIADNLISTRYRSKDMNKGPFLNGSKIANLAASLVEEFKVRCSGPQQPIGMLSGGNMQKVVVARECSTNPQLLIAEQPTRGVDIGAAQFIHQKLLELRSDHCAIVLVSADLNEILELSDSLLVMYEGQIVAFFDKPSAVSEEELGLYMLGIHRQDKEQTGRAVNHV; translated from the coding sequence ATGGCAAATGCTCTGCTGGAAATGCGGGGAATCACCAAAGTGTATCCGAACGGCGTTGTTGCGAACAAGAATGTTGAATTTTCTTTGCGTGAAGGAGAAATTCATGCGATTGCAGGAGAGAACGGTGCCGGCAAATCCACTCTGATGAAGATTATGTTCGGGATGGAAGAGCCAAGCGACGGCGAGATCTATATCCGGGGAGACAAAGTGAAGCTGCAGTCCCCGCAGGATGCGATTGACCGCGGCATCGGCATGGTCCATCAGCATTTCATGCTGGTGCCTTCGTTTACCGTGGCGGAAAATATGGTGCTGGGCATGGAGCCGCGAAAAGGCGTAGGCTTCGATTATAGCGAAGCAGTGCGCCTGACGGAGGAGACGGCGCGCAAATACAACCTCGCGGTAAATCCCAAAGCGAAGGTGGAGGACCTGACCGTCGGCATGAAGCAGAAGGTGGAGATTCTGAAGGCGCTGGTGCGCGGCGCCCAAATCCTCATCCTCGACGAGCCGACGGCCGTGCTGACCCCGCAGGAAACGGAGGAGCTGTTCCATGAACTGCAGCAGCTTAAGGAACAGGGCCACACGATCGTATTTATCTCGCACAAGCTGAAGGAAGTCAAAGCGATCTGCGACCGAATTACCATTATGCGCGGCGGCAGAAGTGAAGGCGTCTTTCAGACCAGCGAAGTAAGCGAGCAGGAAATCTCGCGGCTGATGGTTGGCCGGGATGTGGTGCTGAAGTATGAGAAGGACAAGACCTCCCCCGGCAAGCCGGTGCTTGCGGTGGATCGGCTGGGAGTCACAGACAGTCTGGGAAAAGCGCTCTTGTCCGAGGTCAGCTTCTCGGTCTGCGAAGGACAGATTGTCGGTATCGCCGGTGTCGAGGGAAACGGGCAGACGCAGCTGATCGAGGCGCTGACCGGCGGTCTTCGCAGCGTATCCGCCAGCGGATCAGTGAGTGTAAAAGGGAAGGATATCCGTGATTCGGATATCCTGGACATCCGCGCACTGGGGGTGTCTTATATCCCCGAGGACCGGATGCGCCAGGGCTCCGCTGGAGAGGCCAGCATTGCCGACAACCTGATTTCTACACGGTATCGTTCGAAGGATATGAATAAGGGGCCTTTCCTCAATGGTTCCAAGATTGCCAATCTGGCTGCATCGCTGGTAGAAGAGTTCAAGGTGCGCTGCTCCGGCCCGCAGCAGCCGATAGGCATGCTGTCCGGGGGCAACATGCAGAAGGTGGTTGTCGCCAGGGAATGCTCTACGAATCCGCAGCTGCTCATTGCCGAGCAGCCGACCCGGGGAGTGGACATTGGCGCTGCGCAATTCATTCATCAGAAGCTGTTGGAGCTGCGCTCGGATCATTGCGCCATTGTGCTGGTATCGGCGGATTTGAATGAAATTCTGGAGCTTAGCGACAGCCTCCTTGTCATGTATGAAGGTCAAATTGTCGCCTTTTTTGATAAACCTTCTGCGGTAAGCGAGGAGGAATTGGGACTGTATATGCTGGGAATCCACCGGCAGGATAAAGAGCAGACCGGGAGGGCCGTAAACCATGTTTAA
- a CDS encoding BMP family ABC transporter substrate-binding protein produces the protein MKKNVLALLFLAVMVLVTACGNNSSGNGNAANPGTNAEGGEAAAGDKLKVVLLIPGTLGDKSFFDAANSGLQKVKDELGAETKVVEMGADKTKWEPTFNDIAAEDWDVVISGGSEITEMFNAAAEANPDKKFINYDTDIEEAPENMYNMSYSTNEVSFLAGAVAALATQSNMPNANKENVIGFVGGMDIPGINAFLVGYIQGAQYVDPEVKVAVSYAGDFVNPAKGKELSLIQYNSGVDVIFNVAGGTGLGIFDAAKEKTKYAIGVDSDQAMLLKDTDSEKANLIVTSAIKKIDMAILGAVKKLQDGTLEMGKRDVLGFVEDGVGIAENDIYKNVFPADLQAKVEEVKQKLISKEIKVDNAMGMETSEVEAIRNAVKP, from the coding sequence ATGAAAAAGAATGTGCTCGCTTTATTGTTTCTGGCGGTAATGGTACTGGTTACAGCATGCGGAAACAATTCGTCCGGCAATGGAAATGCTGCCAATCCGGGAACGAATGCGGAGGGCGGAGAAGCTGCCGCAGGGGACAAGCTGAAGGTTGTGCTGCTGATTCCGGGGACGCTGGGGGATAAGTCGTTTTTTGATGCCGCCAACAGCGGCCTGCAAAAGGTAAAGGACGAGCTTGGCGCAGAGACGAAAGTCGTGGAAATGGGCGCAGACAAGACCAAATGGGAGCCGACTTTTAACGATATTGCTGCTGAAGACTGGGATGTTGTGATCTCGGGCGGATCGGAAATTACCGAAATGTTCAATGCGGCAGCGGAAGCAAACCCGGACAAAAAATTCATCAACTACGATACCGACATCGAGGAAGCACCGGAGAATATGTATAACATGTCCTACTCGACCAATGAGGTTTCTTTTCTGGCAGGTGCGGTAGCGGCGCTTGCTACACAGTCCAATATGCCAAACGCCAACAAGGAGAACGTGATCGGATTCGTAGGCGGAATGGATATTCCCGGTATCAACGCATTTCTCGTCGGCTACATTCAGGGAGCGCAGTATGTTGATCCCGAAGTGAAGGTGGCAGTATCGTATGCGGGCGACTTTGTGAACCCGGCGAAGGGCAAGGAATTGTCGCTGATCCAGTACAACTCGGGCGTGGATGTGATCTTCAACGTCGCGGGCGGTACGGGGCTTGGGATTTTTGATGCAGCGAAAGAGAAGACCAAATATGCGATCGGCGTTGATTCCGACCAGGCGATGCTGCTCAAGGACACGGATAGTGAAAAAGCCAATCTGATTGTCACCTCTGCGATTAAAAAGATCGACATGGCCATTCTCGGCGCAGTGAAAAAACTGCAGGACGGCACGCTGGAGATGGGCAAACGCGATGTGCTGGGCTTTGTGGAAGATGGCGTAGGCATCGCTGAAAACGACATTTACAAGAATGTATTTCCGGCAGACCTTCAGGCCAAAGTGGAAGAAGTGAAGCAGAAGCTGATCAGCAAGGAAATTAAGGTCGACAACGCGATGGGCATGGAAACCTCAGAAGTTGAAGCCATCCGTAATGCCGTTAAACCTTAA
- a CDS encoding AraC family transcriptional regulator: MDRVLYIVNAEHEANTYIPPHQHECFELVYYIHGHGTTSIGPRSFHFRPFTFALIPPNFKHDENHQPSPEVLFVGFHCGNPIINTLSGVYDDDKEHTVLQTLLRMNEEFKRKRDGFAELLNLQMSEITVYLQRLLAASDFHSPAEDQMQYVLNYMNEHYRHKLSITSLAEMSGYSYDRFRHLFKERFGHSPHRYLLLKRLDYAKSLLLHTQMHISGVSAAAGFVNDAQFCNMFKREIGLSPRTFRIRSKVN; encoded by the coding sequence ATGGATCGGGTCCTATATATTGTAAATGCAGAGCATGAAGCGAACACTTATATTCCGCCGCATCAGCATGAATGTTTTGAACTGGTCTATTATATTCACGGTCATGGGACTACGAGTATTGGACCGCGCAGCTTTCACTTCCGCCCCTTCACCTTTGCCCTGATCCCGCCCAATTTCAAGCATGACGAAAATCATCAGCCCAGCCCGGAAGTCCTTTTCGTTGGCTTCCACTGCGGAAATCCGATTATCAACACACTGTCCGGTGTCTACGATGACGACAAAGAACATACCGTACTGCAGACACTGCTGCGGATGAACGAGGAATTCAAGCGTAAGCGCGACGGGTTCGCCGAGCTGCTGAATCTGCAGATGAGCGAAATCACAGTGTATCTCCAGCGGCTGCTTGCCGCGTCGGATTTTCATTCTCCGGCAGAAGATCAAATGCAGTATGTGCTGAATTATATGAACGAGCATTACCGCCACAAGCTTTCCATCACTTCACTGGCTGAAATGTCCGGCTACAGCTATGACCGGTTCCGGCATCTATTCAAGGAAAGATTTGGCCATTCCCCGCACCGTTATCTTTTACTGAAGCGTCTGGATTATGCCAAGTCCCTGCTGCTGCACACCCAAATGCACATCTCCGGGGTATCTGCGGCTGCCGGGTTCGTGAACGATGCCCAATTCTGCAATATGTTCAAAAGAGAGATCGGCC